TGGATGCAGTCCCTCATGCCCACCTCTTACCCCAACATATCCATTCCTTTCTTTGCATTATCTGGTCTGCCCCGGACCTTCTCCAGGCTGTCTTGACACATTCTCCcgccctccctcacccccccatccccccagagCAGTAGCTGTTTCTGCACCACCCCTACCATGCAAACAGAGGAAGCAGGGAACATTCCAGGAGTCTGAGGTTGCCATATCCAAAGAAGCTGCCGTTTTTCTTCCCAGCCTCTGCTGAGACTAGAATTGGCTTCCCCTTGGAAACAGCAGACTCCAGGATGATCCCTCTTAAGTCCTGTCATCCCTCTCTGCTCTTTTGAGAAAAGCCCCACTGGTGACAGAGCCTCAAAACCAGTCCAGGGACTTGAGCCCAACATTCCCAGAACCTACCACCAGGTGGCACCAGACCACCACATCTGTGGTAACAGTTGGGGATCACAGTTCTCCCCTGGCTGGCAACCTTGGCACCCCAGGAACAGAAGAGGCTCTGTACTAGATCTCCACATCTAGAGCACAATGGAAACATAGGTATTTGGGCACATTTTCCTTCAGTGAGATTCTCCTTAAGCTCAACTTTCTGCTCTAGGCAGTGAGGTCCTTTTGTCCATATCAAAATGTTCTTAAATTGAATTTCACACCCTGTCCCCTGGTACCTGGAGGAATCTCTTATGTTGTAGGTGAATCATTTGTAGGGTGAAGAATTCTATTGTGAAACAAATAGTTACCCATATTACTTGTAGATCCAAATGTTTCTATACCGCAGCTTTTGCTTTAAGTGGGACCCTCCCCAACTGCCTTGCCCAGCTGGGTGTAGCCCCCAGGAAGGGACCCCAGAGGCTGTGTGGAAATAGGAAAGGGCACTGTCAAGAGTCTGAAAATGAGGGGAATAGTGACTATCCTTTACTCTGTCTGCCTCAGTTCCCTGAGCATTCCCACAGGGCCATCTGAGGGACCCAGCCAACTTCCACCAATGAGTGTAAGCACGGCAGAGGATTTATGGGAGTCTTGCTCATGCATATCTTAACTAGTCAGTTCAGAGAGCATCCCCCACAGAGCTGGTTCCTCTCAGACCCTACCTAGGAACTCTGGTGACCCAACCTGGAATTCCTCAGCCCCCACACGTAGCTGGAGTGGGGTCACCGGCAAGAGGTTCCAGATGGTGGGCTAAGAGCCGAGTGGATTTGCACGAGAGCCCGTTGGGTGAGAAGGAGTCTGGGTAGGGGACAGTTAGGGTAATCGGGGAGCAGGGAAAGGGGGGAACTTGAGGGTGGGGAGGGCACCAGAGCTCTGCTACCACCATCCTAGGATCTTGGGCAAGTCACCCAcactccctgggcctcagtttccccatctgtaaaatgatgGTAATAATACTTCACCTACCTCATGGGGGAGGTTGTGAGGCCGCCATCACCTGACCTAGAGGATCGAGGCAGGAGGGCTCTGAAGGTGCTACCCAGAGCAAAGCCGTCGCTGACACCTGAAAGCAAGGCCCACCTGCCCATCCACCCTACCCCACAGAGCCTCTAGGGACCACCAGAGCCGATCTGTCTCTTCACTGTGTCCCAAGCCCCTTTCTGAGTGTCACCTGACATCTGGTGGGCACCCTGGACCTAGCTGTTATGTTGTTTAGGTATCCTTTCTTGTGATCATCTTCTCCATGTGACTGCTATACAAATCCCACCTGCCCCAGCACACCCCTCCACCTGCCCTCTGGCAccagaggccagggaagggaCAAAGGAAAACAgccacaaaagacaaaaaaaaacaaaacaacaacaaaaaaaaaaagccaagggaTTCCCAGCTCAGCTGGGGCCCCCAGGGGCGGGAACTGGTGGCGCTGTTTGTATTGTGTTTGAGTCCTTGAGCGCAAgtgttttataaaaaataaaacaaaaatccactatcataaaaaaagagaaaaattacagcaaagagaaatgaagaaaaaaaagggaaaaaagaaccaTACAAAAATTTTCCACCATATGCACCCTCTAAGCCAGCAAAATCTTCCTCTTTGCAAAATCATATTTTTGTGGGAATGGGCCCTGCTTTTTGTGGCAAGGCCTGTTCTGATAAATAAAGGATCGTGAAAAAGTAGGGCCTTGGCTGTTTCCTCTGtgggtcccacccagccctcGCTCTTCCTCCGAGGGAAGCAGCAGCGGGGAGTGGGGAGAATGGGGGGTCCAGGGTCTCTCCACTCACTTTGTCACCTCTGGGACTTGATTTTTCACCAGTGGCTCGGACCTGCCTGAGCTTCCTCTCAGATCTAGACTGTCATCTCCACACCCACCAGAGAGCATTGCATGTCCTGGGTCAGGCCTACAGTCGTGCTTAGAAGTAGCTGGCTCTCCTTCCTGCAGCTCTCCAGTGCACGCCCTCTCTTCCCAGAGGACCCTTAACACCATCCCTGGTAGGCAGGAAAGGCAAAAGTGGGGCCCCCAACCACCACCTCACCATCACTTGCTCAGCTGCTATGACTTGGGGACAATGTCTCCTTCCAGGTCctgatgaggaaagaaaagattagACTGAGCTCTAGGTCAGCCTGCTGGAACTGTGGCCTTTCTCCAACCTGCTGTCTAAGCTGACGCTCTatggttgagaaaaaaaaatctctccaatCTGAAGAGCCCCATTGGCAAGTTCCAACCTGAGAGTCTGAGAGATTGGACTCCAGTGCCCTCCTGTCTGTGGCTCTGGCAAGCCATGTCCTTTGCTGGGCCCTCTGTGTCCTCTCTTCACAAAGAAGCAATAATTTCCTAGCCGCTCCCTGCTCGGTCCAGGGCAGCTGGCCTGCCAGTTCTCAGGGTACTGCAGAAGGAAAACGATATCTGCTTCAGATAGACACTAAGGGAACCCCTTAGTGTCCCTGTCCCACTCTGGAGTGAAGAGGGTCACATAACCTCTGTTCCCCCACATCGGGGGCCAGCAGCTGCCTCCTGAGTCTGTACTAAGTACCCCTGTTCTGAGGCTTCCCAcccttcctgcttctgccccttCGACTCCCTACAATATGGTCTAAGCATCCCTTTGAAAAGGTGTCTGCAGGCTGGGGTTAGCTCAGAGGCACAGCGCCTGCCCACTGTGTACATGCGTATGGGAGGGGGTAAAACGCagcttcttctggcttctattcCAGGGGTTGGAGGGAGTCCTGGGGTCAGGTAAGTAGCTTCAGGGGAACCCTAAACCAGCCTGGGTTTGGTTTAGCTTTCCTTTGGGAAAGTAAACCCAGGAAACAGCTTTAGCATAAGTGGAACCACAGCAGAGGTGCCAGACCCTGGCCACTGGCTCGGGGCCTCTGAACTTCTGGCTTACTCTCTGCCTGCTCTGAGCTACCCATCCATCCCTTCACGTGCCTGAAACCACCTTCTCCTGCAAGTCCCTCCCAGATACTCTGCTTCCAAAGGTCTCACTGgccttcctgaatgctgggctcTCCTCTCCCTGAGAACGACAGCCCAAAGAACAATCTGAACATGCTTGATGCTCCATCCTGAgccgcctccccccaccccatctgtttCTTGTGAAGTCATCCCCTCCCCGTGTCTGggtcctgtgtgtgtctgtgtatgtgtctgtgtgtgcacatgtgtgtgagtgtggcgTCTCTTAGATTGTGAGCCCTTGGGCAGGGTTCCCTGTCTGAATACACGTTCTGTGTGGCACGCCTGGCTGTGGTAATAAATGTCCATCTTCAGAGTCATGGTGCCCCGATGTCTTGGGGAAGCTTTGGGAGAGACGTCAAAGCCAGTGTGGCTGcgtggaaggaggggaggggcttcTGGGGAGGGTCTCCGGTTCCCAAGCACCCCATTTCCCCCCTTCACCAAGCCCTTGCAGGGGCAGTAGCAAAGCCGGGAAAGCTACCCTGCCTGCCAGTCAAGCGGTCAGCTGACCTGGAGGCTTGGGAACCAGTCTAGAGACTTGAGGGTCCGAGGGGAGGAGACTGGCTGTGATTCTCATCCATCTCACTTGCCAACTTGCCAGCCAGCCAAGAATGGAGTAGCTCTTCCATAGTGTGAGCTGAGCACTGGGTTAGGAGTCCACAAATAGGCCAATGGGCAGATCACAGACCCTCTTCACCCTGTTTCTTGCCCTAGCAcctcctctgccctgctctcATGCTCCTTTGGCCTTTCCTCCTGCTCTAAGCACCGGCTCCTGTGGCCTCTGCTCTGGCCTGACACACAGCCGGCTCCTTAGAGCTTTCCTGTCCTGCTCCCCATTTGCGCCCCCTCTGACTACCCTGAGACTGTGTGGGGACTGTAGAGGAGACcacatctcttccttctctccagggGCCAAGTAAGGGTGGAGGTGATGTTGGGACCCCTCACGCAGTGCCTTCACCACCACCAAGGGGAGCTGTGTCAGGGTAACTGGCCACACTCCTTCCTCCCCCAGGTGCCTCATTTCTCAGAGAGATCCCTAACACGGCCCTCAGACAGCAGCAAGAACTCTAACCAAACGAACTTTCTAGAAGAAACTGCATCTGCTCCAGACAGCCTCAGCAGCTCACACTTGGTTAGTAGACAGCCATAGTCAAGGGTGCCACActggacaaagaaaaaaaaatgggggaaccTGAACACCTCCGGGTGTCCCAGGGGAGTCCACACTGTAGGGCATTGCCCAGACTATCTGGCCTCGGGTGAGCCAGGGCAGGGGAGCAGAAACACCAGAAGGAAACTGAGCTGCCACCCCACACCGAAGGACAGTGGATAAACAGTGAGCCGAGGCTTGGGCTGGAGCATCAGACCAACTCCTCAGCTACAGATGgtgaaactgaggcccagaagaCCGAGACTTCATCGAGATCACTCAGCCAACAGCTGAACCAGGAAAGGGCCAGACCTGGTCCCCAGGGGTTTCCCCTGTACCTGGCAAGTTCTGGGTTAAGAGGTCAGTTCCTGGTGTGCTGAAACACTCACCCACCCATCTGGTCACTTCTCCTCCCAAATCCTTACCCCCAAGTTATCAGACTCCAAGGCGGCCCAGAGCCCCAGTGGCACCTCAACAAAGACAGAACGCCTGCAGTTGGGTCCCGCACTAGTCTTACTCCTTGTAAAAGAGGCAGCTTCCAATCTCCCACTTTCTCACTCTTTCTATCCACAGTCTTATCTCACCCCAGATCCATGCCCAGCCTCCTCCTTACCCAGAGCCCAGCTACTGGGCTGAGCCTGACCTTTTGGCCTCATATGACATCAGTCCTCATTGCCATGGTGATAGAGGCCAAAACTGAGGGAACTCGGGCTGAGAAAGGCAAAGGCGAATGGAGCAAGTTCAGTCACAGAGTGAGTGGGAGAGGCCAGTACTGGGGAGAGAGTAGAGAAAGGCCGGCCCCGCGGGTGCGAGAGCCAGAACCCGAGACCTGAGCTGTAAATGACCCCCACAGCACCACCAAGGGTGGGGCGGGCCAGAGTGAGGAAGACGGCACCCAAAGATGCCAGACCCCCAGCTTCAGGGAGCCGAGGCCATTTCTTTCTGCTGCCCAGACAGGAAGGACACAACAGTTGGCCGGGGTCATTCTGACACAGAGTCGGGGCACGAGGGTGGGGGAGGTGCACCCACAGCAGTGGAACTTGGTGCTCCCGGGcttataaataaatagacatgtGGGAAACACACATTCTCCAAGAAATATAATTTATGTTTACAACcagttgtgttgttttttttttcttcctaaagaaAACACTACCTTCTGGGGCTCCAGCCCCTGACAGTGTCCCTGAGTGTCCTCTGGCCCCTTCCTCCTGTTATTGCTTGGATCTGGCCCTGGGAATTGCAGCGCCTGTCTCCTCACCCCCTCGGAGGCTGTCCCTGGTGACGGAGTAGAGGCACATGGTGCCCGTCCAGTGCCCCATGCCGTGCCAGCCACCCTGGCTGTGCCCATGTAAGGAAATGGAGAGTGCCAGCAGTGGAGAGGCCCTGAGCAGCCTCCGGGAGTGCAGAAGCCCTCTCTCTTCTTCGGGCCAGGAGGCCCTAGAGGCACAGTGGCTTCTTTTCAAACGTGACAACTGAGGGCACAGGCAATTGGAGCGGGAAGATCTCTTTGCCCAGCAATCTTTCAACACACGCTGGGAGAAGAGATCAGAGGGAAAGGTGGGTGGAGACCCTGTCTTCCTCTCCATACAGTTATCGGGGACCTGGTGGAGAGCTGAGGGAGGCTAAGGTGTTAGGCCCGAATCTATGCCCTGCTTCTGTCCTAGACAGAGTCCCTATGCCCTACTTCTGGCCAGAACCAGCaccctcccccaaacacacacccgGAGGAAAAGTATTGCCTCCATACCGTCCACCCCAGAAGTAATGGCTCCAGCAACAGCTAGGGTAGGCCTAGGAGATGCAAACCCCAGATGAAAGTGATAGGCACCCTGGGCATCCAGTGTCAGAGTGGGGGTGATTCTGTGGATAGTGGTGACCCTGGTTCCAGGTGAGAACCAGCTCATCTGTTGTACCATCAGTGGCTCTATCCCAGACTTCTTGGTCTGAAAATTGCCCAGAGGTCTGTCCAGGGAGTCTTTCTTACTACCCAGGAGTGTCTGAAGATAGCCTCAGGGTTGCCTGTGCCGGGCAGCTTGCTCAATGCCTCTCCTTCACTGCCCCAATCAAGAGGCCCAGCGGCACCCTATATCCAGACAGCCGCGGCCTCCTAGAGCCCCTTCTTCCAGAGTGGCCAAGCCCATCACTCAAGGCAGAGGCTCAGGTGCCCAATCCTGGAGGGGCTTCCAAGGCTCGGAGGTTGTCCCTGGCAGGCCCCAGGGCCCTGGGTCCTGAGCCTCCTATGAGCaggtcttcttcctcctcatcctcaaaGGCCCGGACTGGACGCCGGGGTGGCGGCCGCGGAATGGGCTCGTCGCGCTCAGCCATGCGCTCGACGGCGCCCTCGCCAACTAAGAAAACGGTGTCTGCCACGCGCGGGGGTCCAGTGACCGGGTTGTGGTCGTAGGAGAAAACTCGCAGCGCGCGCAGCGGGTGCAGGTCCGGGAAGCCGCCCAGGCGGTTGCGGTCGAGGTCGAGGATGTGCAGCCGGCCCATGCGCAGCAGCGCGGGCGGGAACTCTTCGAAGCGGTTGCCGTAGAGCCAGAGGCCACGCAAGCCCGTCATGCGCGGCAGCTCCGCCGGCAGCGCGCGCAGCCGGTTGTCGCCCATCTGCAGCGATTGCAGCGCCACCAGGCGCAGCAGCGGCCGCGGGAAGCGCCGCAGGAAGTTGCCCTCGATCCAGAGGCAGCGCAGGCTCTGCAGCTGCGCAAAATCGGGTGGCAGCGCCAGCAACCGGTTGCCGCCCAGGTAGAGACGCGTGAGGCGCGGCAGGCGACACAGGCCGTCGGGCAGGCGCTCCAGCTTGTTGAAATCGAGCGCCAGGATGCGCAGCTCGCGCAGCTCCTCGATCTCCTCGGGCAGCTCGCGCAGCCCGGTGCCGCTCACATACAGCTTCTGCAGGCGGCTCAGAGCGCACACGGCGCTGGGcagccgccgcagccgccgcccgCTCAGCTCCAGCTGCTGCTCGCCGCTGCGCAGCTGCTCCTCGGCGTCCGACGGCAGCTCGTCCGGCGTGGACTCCGCGATACCCATGGTCACGGGCCCCGGCCCgggccgccgctgccaccacccggcATCGCCCCGCCCCGGCTGCCCCGACGGGGGCCCGGGCCGCTGGACCTCGGGGGCCCCCCGCCCCGGCCTGCCTGTGTGCCGGGAGGGGGGCCGTGCCGGGAGGAGGCGCCCGCCTGGGCCCCGCCGCCCGGCACCGCGTTCGGCCGCCCGCCCTCTGGCCTCCCCCGCTGCCTCCGCCAGAGGCCGACTGGCTCGAGTTCGAGCTGACTCGCAGCTTAGCGACCCGTCGCCTTGGCAACCCCCGACGCGCGTGCGGCTGCCaatgaggcagagggagggcggggtggggcggggccaAGGCGGCCTGCAAGAGTGGGGTCCCGAAGCTGAAGCGGGTCCCTAGCTAGCTAGCCCTTCCCGGAGCTAGCGCGAGCCGAGGCAGCCGCTGAGCGCAAACCTAGCACAGGGCTAGCGCTGAGCCCCGACGTCCGACACTTATCTACACCTGCCTCAGCCGGCCATTTGATATAGCTGTGTGTGCCTCAAGGCTCTTGGGCCCAGGAGAAAGGAACCTGGGActgaagaaatggaggaagggtACTGGAGGAGGACCTGAAGGCGAGGTCACTTGCTTTTTCGTTCCCGTCCAGCAGCGTGTTGCCAGTCGCCCAGTCGCAGGAAGGGGGGGACGGTCACTTCAAGACTATGTTGGACTAACTAGGAACGATGCTATGTTCTGGCCTTTCTTAGATCTGAGGATTTGCGGGACTGTGCTTGACTCCGCCCTCGCCGGGTTCCGCCCGTTGCTGGTGCTTTCCCACTCCAAACCCGCAGCTCCTATCTGGGCCCCTCCGAGGATACCCAAAGTCTGTGTGTGGCTATGGTGGGCGGAGGACTGGAACAAGTGACCACCTTTGAGTGCCACCAACGATAATCACCTTGGTTCTGTGACTCACCAACAGCCTTTTGACCCGCCTCCTCCCCTGCCACTCTGCCAACGCTCCACGTGCCCGGCACTTTGCTAAAAGCTACTCCCCATATTTTAAAGATAGATATAGCGATTGGACTTAAGCTGGTTGACCAAAAAAACCGGCGTTCGTGTGACTCGAGAGCCCAAATTCCTAACCATATAACTTCccagcaaaagaaaacacatcGTTCCACCCCACCCCTCCGGTGAATTTTTCCTCAACAGAGTTTCTGACTCACAATACAAAAACCAGGAGAAAGGAATCAGTAATCCCATAGAAACGAGGAGGAAAGCAGCCTCCAGGAATTAGGCAAACCTTCTAGAGGGTTGTGCAGCAACCTAGGAACTCAGTCAGCAGACCTCACACCTCCTCCCCTTGCCTGCTCTGACCCGACAGACCTTAGTGTCCTCCAAACCATCCCTACTGCCCCGACAATTTTAACATTAAGACAGTGGAAGGAAGACACATCGATTCACCTCTGTAATCCTAGCTGtcaaccagcctgagcaacaaCATACAGCAagaacccaggtgtggtggctcaggcctgtaatccggGAACTTTCAGAGCAGAAGTTGGAGGATTTTTGCAAGTTCAAGTCAGCCTAAGCTATATAGTGATTAAAGGCTAACAGGGTTCACAGAAAGCCCTTGTCTCAGAATGGAGGCAATGAAAGGGGGTTAGGGTGACTCACCCTTGTCACCCCTGCTATGTTAACCAGACTGGGCAGCATAGTAAGAACCtatcagaaaactaaaaaataatgcTATAAAGAAGGAAGGGCTTGGGGCGTCCTTCAGTGCTATTGAGTGTATTTTGACAAATGTGTGTACCTGTGCTGTCACgggctcccacacacacacaccttgtttaAGTTTTTGTTCCTTTGTGAGTCTCGcacagctcaggctagcctaCACCTCAATAGGTCACCAGGTCACCAAATTTCTGGTCCTcccacctccctaatgctgggattacaggtgtgcgcctcTGCGTTCTGACTATACGAtgtggggatcaaacccagagccttgagcaCGCTAGGCAAAGCGCCCTACTAATtgtgctacatccccagccctcatgTTCCATTTCTAAAGTTCAAAAGTTCCCTCACGCCTCTTTCACATCCCAGAAGCAGCTTTGATCATGACCTCTATCATCAGGGGTCAACTTGGCTTGCTTTTGAATTTCCTAGGGATGAAACCATCCAGCAAATCCTTTTTTCACTCCTGGCTTCCATTTCTCTGATCCTTATAGATATTTGTTAGCTAAAGGGCCAGAAGGGCAGAGCACCAGTGGTCTTCAAGCAAGGGGTTTCTTGGGGTGAGCAGATActgggagacacagacagaagcaggCTGTTACTAGGAAACAGCCATGTACTAATAAAATATGTGAGGACCACAGCCAAGGTAAGGGATCCATGTCCAGCCAAGCCCAGACATCAGACCCCAGAGGGATAGATCCTCATCCCCGGCTAGATAGGGTTCAAGTCCCTCAAGTTCCTAGACCATGTTAAATCCCAACACAACACTTTCCCTTCTCCTTACTTGAGAAGATTTCTCAGAGGAGGTGGGCACTCACATACCAGAAATCCAGGGCAGACCCAGCCAGGCATGAGTATCTCCCAACCCCCCACATCTCTTCAGCATCTTTACCAAGGGACATTCGATGTGGAGGAGGGAATCCAGTCAGCCCACCCTCACCACATGCTCAGGCTGGCACTGCCACGCCAGGCAGCCctcctggactctgtgggcatcCCAGAAGCCCTGTGAATGCCTCCACTCCGGTACCAGCCAGGCATTGCTCCTGGGGTTAGGAGCATGGAGGCCAGCCCTCCGCTTCCTCtaggtctttttcttgttctgGGTAGATCCTGTACCTTTACCTCCCACCAGGCCcttctcagtgggtaaaggtaaaATGTGCTGCTGCGTTCAGGGCCCACGCAGACTGGCGGTGAAGCAATCATCTCAATGAGTCACGCTGGCACTGCAGGAGCCTGGTCCCTGCTGAGGTGTCACTAATGAATTAGCTTCATCCCAGcatggggcccctcagcctttccccACTCCTCAGAAAGCAGGAAACTGAGACCTGCAAGGAGGAGCCAGGGCTCTGATAGCGCTAGGTTCCAGCTCAGTCACAGCTATGCCCTCTGTTCACACACACTGCAAAAACACCCAAGGGCAAGTCCCCAGGCCCTCAAAATGGACTCTGTTGCCAACCAGCAGCTATAATAATCTTATTCCCCCGTCAAATCTGTATGAAGGTCTTTCTGAGTATGAAAACAGCTCGGTGATAAATGTCTCTGTACCCAGTCTCCAGCATTTACAATTGTTCACATTTTCTTATGCTTGTTCTAAAtctgttttctttgaaataaaagaaCGAAAAACTGACAAATCACACAGAAGGGggcttttctctccctttctgtgtcCCTGTAGGTACCTCTCTCCTGCCGACCCTGCCTAGGCTCCTCTTGAGTGTTCCTCCCTGCCCTGAGCCAGGACCACTGGCTGCTTGCTGAGACTTGAGTATTCCCAGAATGTCACATTCCATGAGGTTCTTAGAAAGCAAAGACTCCAGCTTATTAGAACCAATCAGGAAATGTCAGGGCAAGGAGAGGGCTCgttgccttgtgtgtgtgtgtgtgtgtgtgtgtgtgtgtgtgtgtgtgtgtgtgtgtgttcttaatgTCTGCAAGAAGCTAGAGACCCTGGCTTCCAAAAACCCTGCAGAAGGGACTCACCCACTACTGTGTTCATGCATGGGTTCATGATCTCCTGAAGATCTAATCTAATTCTCTCATTTGGGAAAGGAGAGTGATGGCTTCTTCATGCCACAGGGCTGTCCCCTTACCTGGACTAGTCAGAACCTAATTCTCCAGTCTTTAAGGTATACATTCAAAATAACATCAAATACCTGCTTCGAGGCCTGGGCACTGGGGATCGCTATGAATATACACACCAAGGTCAAAGTCTGTGTCTCTGAGGACAGTATTCTGCCAGTGGAGACAGTCAACTAAAAAGGAGTTGAATAGTGGTCAGCCTGTGGGGGACATGAAGCAAGGattgaggaggaggaagaggaggaggaggaggaggaggaggaagaagaagaagaaaagaagagagtggGCTGCCGCTGACAGACACCGGAGTGGCCAAGGCAGGCTTCTGTAAGGGCACAGCATTGAGCCAGGACAAGAGTAAGGCAGGAAGATGTGCACAGGGGTGCATTCCTGAAGGTGGTCAGTGGGGTGAAAGTGGGTCTGGGATTTGCAGAGCAGCCCAGGGGCTTCCCGGGGCCTTGGAGCTACCAGGGTGTGGCTGCAGGTGAGGCAGAGGGGGAAGGTGAGGAGGCAGCACCTGCTTTGGGTGTTGACTTTGAATCCGAGGTCACTGAGCGACTCGGAGCAGAGATCGTGCATTAGAACAACAGCTGCCTGCCGGAGGAAGCCTGCTCGGCTCCCcctctcatcttgcttctctcccaCACGGTAATGAACGTTGTCATTTACCGAGCACCTACGGGCTGTCTAATTTACCCTTCACTGCCGATCCACCCGGCAGGTACTGAatccccctccaccctcccactccacagatgaggaaacagattcagaggGGGTAAGCAGCTTGagcaaggtcacacagctgggaagAGGCAAAGCTGAGATGCAGATCCGTCTCATTATGAAGCCAAAACTTTTCATACCTTGGATCTTGGACTTGGTTGGCTGAGAGAAATCAAAGAAACCACTCGGTGTGCCCAAATGCTTGTCCTCAGCCTGAAAACAACATTTCCAGGAGTGCCCCACTTGAAGATGTTGCTGTAGCTGGAGAGGACAAGAGTGGCCAAgaaacaggaacacacacacaccccccaactCCCTATCGCAGCATGAGGACTACGTGTATTTGCTTAACTGAGGGACGGAGGGATCCTGCAGGTGAGAGAACAAGAGTCCCAAAGCAGATTCAAGAGAACAAAGAGGCCCCCCaagtccagaggacccaggttcaggctTTCCTGAGAGCAAATTACAGGCAGTTCCTAGCCTACTGTTCTCCCAGAGCCCTGAGGTGCATGGGAAAGGAGTTCACAGGACTGGGTCAGTCTCTGCCACGCCTCTCCTCCAGTCCAGTGAAACGTGAACCCAGACGTGGCTTGCGGATCACATTCCGTGGAACCTAGTGCATGGTCACCTGCCTATACCttccaccccatcccatccctggAGACAACAGAGATCAGAGTGTGATGAAGGGGAGTGTGATGGACTTGGTGGATCCCGGCTATCAAGGTGGGTCCTAGTAGGCCACCATGTTGCAAAAAGGGTTCCTGACCAGGTGACCCTGTCATGGGTTGTTGGATTGAAGGTTGTTAAGGATGTGAGCTCTAGGAGAGCAGGGAGCCTCTCTGTTTCATGTTCTCTCCACATTACCCGTCCACTTGAGTGCCTCATTCTCTCTGAACCTCAGTCCTTACACCTAGAGAAAGCCAGAACTGAGTGTCAGACCGAGAGGCACTTGCCTTGCCTTAAAATCGAAAAAGCATCAGTTGGTGAAGTACGTGTCTCAAAACCATGGAGATTGGAAactgatccccagaactcatgtaaaaagctgcTTGGTGACATGTGCTTGAAACTCCAGCACTTGGAGAGGCAGCTGAagatggatccctggggctcagggGCCATCCAGGCCTAAT
The nucleotide sequence above comes from Peromyscus maniculatus bairdii isolate BWxNUB_F1_BW_parent chromosome 1, HU_Pman_BW_mat_3.1, whole genome shotgun sequence. Encoded proteins:
- the Lrrc10b gene encoding leucine-rich repeat-containing protein 10B; this translates as MGIAESTPDELPSDAEEQLRSGEQQLELSGRRLRRLPSAVCALSRLQKLYVSGTGLRELPEEIEELRELRILALDFNKLERLPDGLCRLPRLTRLYLGGNRLLALPPDFAQLQSLRCLWIEGNFLRRFPRPLLRLVALQSLQMGDNRLRALPAELPRMTGLRGLWLYGNRFEEFPPALLRMGRLHILDLDRNRLGGFPDLHPLRALRVFSYDHNPVTGPPRVADTVFLVGEGAVERMAERDEPIPRPPPRRPVRAFEDEEEEDLLIGGSGPRALGPARDNLRALEAPPGLGT